The proteins below are encoded in one region of Nitrospira sp. CR1.1:
- the tssB gene encoding type VI secretion system contractile sheath small subunit, with translation MARESTQHKLDRVRPPRVQITYDVETGGAIEMKELPFVVGVMADLAGKPAQPLPNLKEPKRKFVETDRDNFNDVMKGIGPRLAYKVDNKLTNDDTKIGVEIRFNNIDDFSPEQVAEQVEPLKKLVEVRKQLSALLAKTDGNDKLAEKLQEIIGNTELQQKIGKEAGLGTEGGSQKEG, from the coding sequence ATGGCACGTGAAAGCACTCAACATAAGTTGGACCGGGTTCGGCCGCCGCGTGTGCAGATTACCTATGACGTGGAGACCGGAGGCGCGATTGAGATGAAAGAGTTGCCGTTCGTCGTGGGTGTCATGGCGGACTTGGCCGGAAAGCCGGCTCAGCCCCTCCCGAACTTGAAGGAGCCCAAACGCAAATTTGTGGAAACAGATCGGGATAACTTTAATGACGTGATGAAAGGGATCGGGCCGCGTCTCGCCTATAAAGTGGATAACAAGCTGACCAATGACGATACCAAGATCGGCGTGGAAATCCGCTTCAACAACATCGATGACTTCAGTCCCGAGCAGGTGGCCGAACAAGTCGAGCCATTGAAAAAACTTGTGGAAGTGAGGAAGCAACTCTCTGCGCTGCTTGCCAAAACAGATGGGAATGACAAGCTTGCCGAAAAATTGCAGGAGATTATCGGCAATACCGAGTTGCAACAAAAAATTGGAAAAGAGGCGGGGCTGGGAACTGAGGGTGGTTCCCAGAAGGAGGGGTAG
- the tssA gene encoding type VI secretion system protein TssA, translating into MASVATVDIDAILKPISGDKPCGVDPRDGVSFDLLKEARREEDTASQGDWKRDVKVADWQKAIQIATKILSTEGKDLQVAAWLTEGLVKKHGSAGLRDGLKILRGLHEQYWDHFYPAIEDGDLDFRGGRLDALNKTLPIAVLNMPLIHPPGGPAYSYWQYQESQEVENLRRGASTDGDKKRALAEALEEGKLEGDKFEKAVAMTPLTHCSTILENLNQCWDEFEQFERIVDENYRPEAPSLRSIKEAVTECRSLMNGIVRKKGGVGASTESQLDTASREGDMAPVVQMTASGSGIMPVDRTDALRRLGAVAEFFRRTEPHSPVAYLVQRAARWGEMPLEEWLQEVIKSDDVLGNVRETLGLTQSRPTNEQTS; encoded by the coding sequence ATGGCTTCCGTAGCGACAGTCGATATCGATGCGATTCTTAAACCGATTTCGGGCGACAAGCCCTGTGGAGTCGATCCTCGCGATGGCGTGTCTTTTGATCTGCTGAAGGAAGCTCGTCGGGAGGAGGATACCGCAAGCCAGGGGGACTGGAAGCGAGATGTGAAGGTCGCTGATTGGCAGAAGGCCATCCAAATCGCGACAAAGATTCTGTCGACTGAGGGCAAGGACCTTCAGGTGGCGGCCTGGCTGACTGAGGGATTAGTCAAGAAGCACGGCTCGGCTGGACTCCGGGATGGCCTCAAGATTCTGCGTGGATTACATGAACAGTATTGGGATCATTTTTACCCTGCGATCGAAGACGGTGATCTGGATTTTCGGGGTGGGCGACTCGACGCACTGAACAAGACCCTGCCGATCGCTGTCCTCAACATGCCTCTGATTCATCCACCCGGCGGGCCGGCGTACAGCTACTGGCAGTATCAAGAGTCCCAAGAGGTTGAGAACCTGCGTCGCGGGGCCTCGACGGATGGGGATAAGAAGCGTGCACTTGCTGAAGCGTTGGAGGAAGGAAAGCTCGAAGGTGACAAGTTCGAGAAGGCCGTGGCAATGACACCTCTGACCCATTGCTCAACAATTCTTGAGAACCTGAACCAATGTTGGGATGAATTCGAACAGTTTGAGCGAATCGTGGATGAAAACTATCGCCCGGAGGCGCCAAGTTTGCGATCCATTAAGGAGGCCGTAACCGAATGTCGGTCTCTGATGAATGGAATTGTTCGGAAAAAGGGGGGCGTTGGGGCATCCACGGAAAGTCAACTCGACACAGCCTCTCGGGAGGGCGATATGGCACCAGTGGTACAGATGACGGCGAGCGGATCGGGCATTATGCCGGTTGATCGCACGGATGCCCTACGGCGGCTGGGGGCCGTGGCTGAGTTCTTCCGTCGGACGGAACCGCATAGTCCTGTGGCCTATCTCGTCCAGCGCGCAGCGCGGTGGGGAGAAATGCCCTTGGAAGAATGGCTGCAGGAGGTCATCAAGAGCGACGATGTGCTCGGCAACGTTCGTGAAACGCTGGGACTGACACAGAGCCGGCCAACGAATGAGCAAACTTCTTAG
- a CDS encoding avirulence locus temperature-dependent protein secretion protein, translating to MGAKELLDQHHLSAAISELNQDIKRHPTDARLRTFLFELLCFAGDYERAHRQLDVIGHQNEKVGIGVEIYKNILRAESIRRRMFAEGIKPGFLFDPPEHVVRSMDAHNQLREHHVAEAKALYERAQRERPEIRGRIKGHPFTSFRDTDDRTAGILEVIVRDSYIWVPFERIRKVVIPQPKHLRDLLWAPASLEIEDGPVGDVFLPVLYAGSELDPDDQVRLGRITEWVDLGVGLAGGVGQKTFLVDDREVSILEIGEVEFEVLAAV from the coding sequence ATGGGAGCTAAGGAGTTACTCGATCAACATCACCTTTCCGCCGCAATTAGCGAACTCAATCAGGATATCAAACGGCATCCGACGGACGCCCGACTGCGAACCTTTCTCTTTGAACTTCTGTGCTTCGCCGGCGACTATGAACGTGCTCACCGTCAGCTTGACGTCATCGGACATCAAAACGAAAAAGTCGGCATCGGTGTGGAGATCTACAAGAATATTCTCCGTGCGGAAAGCATCCGGCGGCGAATGTTTGCCGAGGGAATCAAGCCGGGCTTTCTGTTTGATCCTCCTGAACATGTCGTGCGCTCGATGGATGCGCATAACCAGCTGCGCGAGCATCACGTGGCCGAAGCCAAGGCGCTGTATGAGCGGGCTCAGCGTGAACGGCCCGAAATACGTGGCAGGATAAAGGGCCATCCCTTTACGTCTTTTCGCGACACCGACGACCGCACGGCGGGCATTCTGGAAGTCATCGTACGTGACTCATACATCTGGGTGCCATTCGAGCGGATTCGCAAAGTTGTCATCCCGCAGCCAAAGCACTTGCGAGATTTATTGTGGGCGCCGGCGTCGTTGGAAATCGAGGACGGACCGGTGGGTGATGTATTTCTTCCGGTGCTCTATGCCGGTTCGGAGTTAGACCCGGATGATCAGGTGCGTCTCGGCCGGATCACCGAATGGGTTGATCTTGGCGTAGGATTGGCAGGAGGAGTCGGTCAAAAGACGTTTCTCGTGGACGACCGTGAAGTATCGATTCTGGAGATCGGGGAAGTGGAGTTCGAGGTGCTGGCGGCGGTGTGA
- the tagF gene encoding type VI secretion system-associated protein TagF, whose amino-acid sequence MYSSTLGYYGKLPLSAEFIRCQASGAEIDDLDRWLREGMYHAKSHLGSSWSRDFTQGDPWGFLYVPRHGKRFLIGLLKPSQDKAGREFPFLVYLLLEREEFHELPWCAPMHFKEFFAQSHRVLADVGAESDLARLQFRLQALTPVEGPETSSVESRYHAELLRHRLRDHWTDLFGGFENSRKRRALQSLLRWGAGCNSSTPLQWLAKLPLLSTSKEETYDLPFWMDVVSHASNHRLDAGLLFWNRWLTSGKPVLFVSLECPTPQLLLYLIHPESWENEPPGAGTDGEELSHPGRALLEEGEVTLEAFLQRVSGLRA is encoded by the coding sequence ATGTATAGCTCTACCCTTGGGTATTACGGAAAGCTCCCGCTGTCCGCAGAATTTATCCGGTGTCAGGCCTCAGGTGCCGAAATTGATGACTTGGACCGATGGCTTCGCGAAGGGATGTACCACGCGAAATCGCACCTGGGATCCTCCTGGTCCAGGGATTTTACACAAGGGGACCCATGGGGGTTTTTATACGTGCCTCGTCACGGGAAGCGATTCCTGATCGGGCTCCTCAAGCCGAGTCAGGATAAGGCGGGACGGGAGTTCCCATTCCTGGTGTATCTGCTGTTGGAGAGGGAAGAGTTTCATGAGCTCCCCTGGTGTGCGCCGATGCATTTCAAGGAGTTCTTCGCGCAAAGTCACCGTGTGTTGGCGGATGTCGGTGCCGAGTCTGATCTGGCTCGGTTGCAATTTCGCTTACAGGCGCTGACACCGGTGGAAGGGCCTGAGACGTCTTCTGTCGAGTCGCGATACCACGCAGAACTGCTCCGTCACCGGCTGCGTGATCACTGGACTGATCTATTTGGCGGGTTTGAAAATTCCCGGAAACGCCGGGCACTGCAGTCGTTGTTACGCTGGGGAGCAGGATGCAATTCGTCGACTCCACTCCAGTGGCTGGCAAAATTGCCTCTGTTGTCTACCAGCAAGGAGGAGACCTATGACCTGCCGTTTTGGATGGACGTGGTATCTCATGCGTCCAACCACAGACTCGATGCCGGGCTCCTCTTCTGGAATCGGTGGCTTACCAGTGGCAAGCCCGTGTTGTTTGTGTCGCTGGAATGCCCGACCCCTCAATTGTTGCTATATCTCATCCATCCGGAAAGTTGGGAGAATGAGCCGCCCGGTGCGGGCACAGATGGGGAAGAATTGTCCCACCCGGGACGCGCGCTTCTTGAGGAAGGCGAGGTGACATTGGAGGCGTTCCTGCAACGGGTGTCCGGACTCAGGGCATAA
- the tssM gene encoding type VI secretion system membrane subunit TssM — protein MMALFSKLKSLVVAILRHPRLVIEFGVVCLIWLVWLIGPQMGLESVESRVQVIILIGLLRFIFYIVHHLVSQRRATQLEASLQQQAQVQVAAARADHKEELEALRRQFDKGVAALKESNIGKGLKGKAALYALPWYMFIGPPASGKTTALRHSGLQFPYLGESGKGLQGMGGTRNCDWWFTNDAVLLDTAGRYVTHEEDQKEWLGFLDLLKRCRKEKPINGILVAISIADLMQAGEEELEAHAKKIRSRVDELMTHLGITFPIYLIFTKCDLVRGFVEFFEELTKSEREKVWGCTFSKSSAKEPAHVRFQAEFDQLLTSVRSRRLVRLVNARGPYKLNIFTFPLQLASATDKLTHFVDVLFQANPYQENPMFRGFYLTSGTQEGAPIDRILGAISRASGLGEMVASMLSPAETKSYFLKDLFTDVIFPDHFLAGPTTTIHKQRGFLRVASFAAATVFIAVSVVALAWSYIGNKALVSGTLSAALNAPDVALTDAASLERNTEYLDKLGDRFDELLSYTQNGAPPRLWGFYRGERLLDDLQEVYARQFEKIFLIPTKRYMEDELYRFTAGDVPRTAGHSSDYYYAMLKAYIMLGEPKRVSTAYLERWLSAHWSEQLSRLYATYAVPDWVQSSIRRHMTLYARYLARVRQGRVELNKHLVASAQEQLRDIPIVERLYGLALREIDESLRPFSVETALQGSHQGSLLSDYSVPGVFTHEGWKGPFQSAMTRVLEGLGNEAWVIGESDTQQIDLERGMKKLYFQDYVLHWRAFLKSLKLGPAVTPANMEELLSTLSQTDSPFLRILEAVDHHTVPEPEGIAKLQDTAAGLLGKVKEKLGLESVGKKFEKTKRDPDSAEFPGGVTIHFLAMHNLIAVPKDAKEEAPFTQYLAELRKAHQVFRPVLRSETVGPDTKALARSIVAGESNDLLQGIIKTDALLQKLDAELRESMLAVLSEPWLMTMRGVLERTRSDIDRRWGADVFQACQRTIEGRFPFRPSGEDAVVADVVDFFHPSNGTLWRFYQAELKAFMEESGERLVRKAWNGVGMTFSDAFLESMERAKFISDGLFTKGSPDLGTVLEVYPYPPQGFAGRTVTEVRLDVGGQPLRYRMEPQEWWEMKWPGPTPAVGATLLVQVGNAWVTKEYKDVWGLFKLMNAGLVETADHSDVMVKVRWELQSPDTKPLQVRYDVKGRSARNPFRSGFFEQFNCAQHLM, from the coding sequence ATGATGGCGTTATTCTCAAAGCTCAAATCGCTCGTGGTGGCCATACTGCGGCATCCGCGCTTGGTGATCGAGTTCGGAGTGGTCTGTCTGATCTGGCTGGTGTGGTTGATCGGACCTCAGATGGGGCTGGAATCAGTCGAAAGCCGAGTGCAGGTGATCATCCTCATCGGCCTACTTCGGTTCATCTTTTATATCGTTCACCATCTGGTCTCGCAGCGCCGTGCAACCCAATTGGAAGCATCGCTTCAACAGCAAGCGCAGGTACAGGTGGCGGCGGCCAGAGCAGATCATAAGGAAGAGCTGGAAGCGTTGCGTCGCCAGTTCGACAAGGGCGTGGCGGCGTTGAAAGAGTCCAATATCGGGAAAGGGCTCAAGGGGAAAGCCGCTCTCTACGCGTTGCCCTGGTATATGTTTATCGGCCCGCCTGCGTCGGGAAAGACCACAGCTCTGCGCCATTCTGGTTTGCAGTTTCCCTATCTCGGCGAGTCGGGTAAGGGACTGCAGGGTATGGGAGGAACGAGAAACTGCGACTGGTGGTTTACCAATGACGCGGTGCTGCTTGATACGGCCGGTCGTTATGTCACGCATGAGGAAGATCAGAAAGAATGGCTGGGCTTTCTCGATCTGTTGAAGCGATGTCGGAAGGAGAAACCCATCAACGGAATCCTCGTGGCGATCAGTATTGCTGATCTGATGCAGGCCGGTGAAGAAGAGTTAGAGGCTCATGCCAAGAAAATCCGCAGCCGAGTCGATGAATTGATGACACATCTCGGGATTACCTTTCCCATCTATCTCATTTTTACCAAGTGCGACTTGGTAAGGGGTTTTGTTGAATTTTTTGAAGAGCTGACGAAGAGTGAACGGGAGAAAGTCTGGGGCTGCACGTTCTCCAAGAGCTCCGCCAAGGAACCGGCGCATGTACGCTTTCAGGCCGAATTTGATCAGTTGCTCACCTCCGTGAGATCCCGGCGGCTCGTGCGCCTCGTGAACGCGCGGGGACCGTACAAGCTCAATATTTTCACGTTTCCTCTCCAGCTGGCGTCTGCGACCGACAAATTGACCCATTTTGTGGATGTGTTGTTTCAAGCAAATCCGTATCAGGAGAATCCGATGTTCCGGGGATTCTATTTGACGAGCGGGACACAGGAGGGCGCACCGATCGATCGGATCTTGGGGGCCATCAGCAGGGCTTCCGGACTTGGCGAGATGGTCGCCTCAATGCTCTCGCCGGCAGAGACGAAGAGCTACTTCCTGAAGGATCTCTTTACTGATGTGATCTTTCCCGATCACTTTCTGGCCGGGCCTACGACGACCATCCACAAGCAACGTGGTTTCCTGCGCGTTGCCTCCTTTGCCGCGGCGACGGTGTTTATCGCCGTTTCCGTTGTCGCGCTCGCATGGTCCTACATCGGGAACAAGGCGCTGGTCAGCGGTACCTTGTCCGCAGCGTTGAATGCGCCGGACGTCGCATTGACGGATGCGGCAAGTCTTGAAAGGAACACGGAGTACCTTGATAAGCTGGGCGATCGTTTCGACGAGCTTCTGTCCTATACCCAGAACGGCGCGCCTCCGCGTCTATGGGGTTTTTATCGTGGCGAACGGCTTCTCGATGATCTTCAGGAGGTCTATGCGAGACAGTTCGAAAAGATCTTCCTCATTCCAACCAAGCGCTACATGGAAGACGAGTTATATCGGTTTACGGCAGGGGATGTCCCGCGAACGGCAGGGCATTCGAGTGATTACTATTATGCCATGCTCAAGGCCTACATCATGCTGGGTGAGCCCAAGCGCGTGAGCACTGCCTATCTAGAGCGGTGGCTGAGTGCGCACTGGAGCGAGCAACTGAGCCGCCTGTATGCGACCTATGCTGTTCCCGACTGGGTGCAATCAAGTATCAGGCGGCACATGACCCTCTACGCCAGGTATCTGGCTCGTGTGCGGCAGGGACGCGTCGAATTAAACAAGCATCTCGTGGCAAGCGCGCAGGAGCAACTGCGTGATATTCCCATTGTGGAACGCCTCTATGGCCTCGCTCTTCGTGAAATAGACGAATCGCTGCGCCCCTTTTCCGTCGAAACAGCGCTTCAAGGCAGTCATCAGGGCAGTCTGCTGAGCGACTATAGTGTCCCAGGTGTGTTTACCCATGAGGGGTGGAAGGGACCGTTTCAGAGCGCCATGACGCGGGTGCTCGAAGGTCTCGGAAACGAAGCCTGGGTCATTGGTGAGTCTGATACGCAACAGATCGATCTCGAGCGGGGCATGAAGAAGCTCTATTTCCAGGATTATGTGCTTCATTGGCGCGCGTTCCTGAAGTCACTGAAACTTGGCCCGGCCGTGACTCCGGCGAATATGGAGGAATTGCTCTCAACGCTGAGCCAGACAGATTCGCCGTTCCTGAGAATATTGGAAGCGGTGGACCATCATACCGTGCCTGAGCCAGAGGGTATCGCAAAACTCCAGGATACGGCCGCCGGTCTGCTGGGAAAGGTCAAAGAGAAGTTGGGGTTGGAATCTGTCGGCAAGAAATTTGAGAAGACAAAAAGGGACCCGGATTCCGCGGAATTTCCCGGCGGAGTGACCATACACTTTCTCGCCATGCATAACCTGATCGCGGTCCCGAAGGATGCGAAAGAGGAGGCTCCCTTTACCCAATATCTGGCAGAGTTACGAAAGGCGCATCAGGTGTTTCGGCCAGTTCTCCGCTCGGAGACCGTAGGTCCGGACACGAAAGCCCTTGCGAGGAGTATCGTGGCGGGAGAGTCCAATGACCTTCTGCAAGGAATCATTAAAACGGACGCGTTGCTCCAGAAGCTGGATGCTGAATTGCGTGAGTCGATGTTGGCGGTGTTGTCCGAACCATGGTTGATGACCATGCGAGGTGTGCTGGAGCGAACCCGATCGGATATCGATCGGCGCTGGGGCGCCGACGTCTTTCAGGCCTGTCAACGGACGATTGAAGGGAGGTTCCCGTTTCGTCCGTCGGGCGAGGATGCGGTGGTTGCCGACGTCGTGGATTTCTTTCACCCCTCCAATGGCACTCTGTGGCGCTTTTACCAGGCAGAACTGAAGGCGTTTATGGAGGAGAGTGGTGAACGGCTGGTTCGCAAGGCTTGGAACGGAGTCGGAATGACTTTCTCGGATGCGTTTTTGGAGTCGATGGAGAGGGCCAAATTTATTTCAGATGGTCTCTTTACCAAAGGCTCTCCCGATCTGGGAACGGTTCTAGAGGTCTATCCATACCCGCCACAGGGATTTGCCGGTCGAACTGTCACCGAGGTCCGACTGGATGTGGGCGGTCAACCGCTCCGTTATCGCATGGAACCGCAGGAATGGTGGGAGATGAAATGGCCGGGGCCCACACCTGCAGTCGGAGCCACGCTTCTTGTCCAGGTGGGCAACGCCTGGGTCACAAAGGAGTACAAAGATGTCTGGGGACTCTTCAAACTTATGAATGCCGGGTTGGTTGAGACGGCCGATCATAGCGACGTCATGGTCAAGGTCCGATGGGAACTGCAGTCCCCGGATACAAAGCCATTACAAGTTCGGTATGACGTGAAGGGCCGGAGTGCCAGGAATCCATTCCGTTCCGGATTTTTTGAGCAGTTCAACTGCGCGCAGCACCTCATGTGA
- the tssK gene encoding type VI secretion system baseplate subunit TssK, whose protein sequence is MPDITMENNQRVVWSEGMLLTPQLFQQWDQSYEWQLNERFHALIAFGSGALRLDFDHDGLSNGRVTLLGFHGVLPDGLIVKIPEDDSAPQTRLIGDMFPASVDHLDVFLAVPVEQTEGINCALEGDSGSRAARYSSAYIERKDTTTGGNSREILVAKKTLRILFSGEPTTDMVVLKLGELLRTPAGAIALKETYIPSCVWISASPYLLRLLRGLIELLAAQIGSYGNAQRGILEAIGMDLGKYHLIAALVATLPTLQHMSLVEKVHPEHLYLVLARLAGALTMLAGPMETLEVPPYRHDNLSATFEELDHRIRAILDRFQPTHYLTIPLEASGDNVWVGRVPESRPFASSQFFLVVAGDLSEDQIRQQVPQFIRIGSPTKLKEIVAAAMPGVRLYHTPRPPATLPVRVGQQYFRLDDRGVFWEEIKRSQIVALHVPQSLQSLRLQLLATKE, encoded by the coding sequence GTGCCGGACATCACAATGGAGAACAACCAACGAGTCGTCTGGAGTGAGGGGATGCTCCTCACGCCGCAGTTATTTCAACAGTGGGACCAATCTTACGAGTGGCAGCTGAATGAGCGTTTCCATGCGTTGATTGCCTTTGGCTCTGGAGCGCTGCGTCTGGACTTCGATCATGACGGGTTGTCGAACGGGCGAGTTACCTTGCTCGGCTTTCATGGGGTATTGCCGGACGGACTCATCGTAAAGATTCCGGAAGATGATTCGGCCCCCCAAACGCGTCTCATCGGCGATATGTTTCCGGCCTCGGTCGATCATCTGGATGTGTTTCTGGCAGTTCCGGTTGAACAGACGGAAGGCATCAACTGCGCGCTGGAGGGCGATTCGGGATCTCGAGCCGCTCGATATTCTTCTGCATACATAGAACGGAAGGACACCACGACGGGCGGAAATTCGCGTGAGATCCTGGTCGCAAAAAAAACCCTCCGTATTTTATTTTCTGGTGAACCGACAACCGACATGGTGGTCCTGAAGCTCGGCGAGTTGCTCAGAACTCCGGCCGGTGCCATCGCTCTGAAAGAGACCTATATCCCGTCATGCGTGTGGATTTCCGCTTCTCCGTACCTGCTGCGACTGCTCCGCGGCCTCATTGAACTCCTAGCTGCTCAAATCGGATCGTATGGCAACGCCCAGCGCGGGATACTGGAAGCCATCGGGATGGATTTAGGTAAATATCACCTCATCGCCGCCCTCGTGGCCACGTTGCCCACCCTGCAGCACATGAGTCTCGTCGAAAAGGTGCATCCGGAACATCTTTACCTCGTCCTTGCCCGGCTGGCTGGCGCGCTCACGATGCTGGCGGGTCCGATGGAGACGCTGGAGGTGCCTCCTTATCGCCATGACAATCTGTCGGCAACGTTCGAAGAGCTGGATCATCGTATTCGTGCCATCCTAGACCGATTCCAGCCGACGCACTATCTGACCATCCCACTCGAGGCAAGCGGGGACAATGTATGGGTCGGGCGAGTACCGGAAAGCCGCCCGTTCGCATCGTCTCAGTTCTTCTTGGTGGTGGCCGGAGATTTGAGCGAGGACCAGATTCGCCAGCAGGTGCCGCAATTCATCAGGATTGGCTCGCCGACGAAGCTGAAAGAGATTGTGGCTGCCGCCATGCCGGGCGTCCGTCTGTACCATACTCCGCGGCCGCCGGCCACATTGCCGGTCCGGGTCGGCCAGCAATACTTTCGCCTGGACGATCGAGGCGTGTTCTGGGAAGAGATCAAAAGGTCCCAGATTGTGGCCCTGCATGTTCCCCAAAGCTTGCAATCGCTTCGGCTGCAGCTGCTGGCGACGAAGGAGTGA